Genomic DNA from Novipirellula galeiformis:
AAACCACCGGCTCCTGCAAAGTCGAGATCAAACGGCTCGAAGTCCTTGGTAATATTGCGGATGATGTTGCACACCTGAGGAACTTCGGTATTGTCGACATCTCCGAGGAACTTCAGCGTGAGATGAAGGTTATCCAGTGGCACCCAGCGGATCCCGTCACCGGGAGCCGAAAGTCTCTCGACCAAGCGAGTCGCGCTGCGTGCGACTTGGTTTGACAGCGGGATGGCGATGAAGGAGCGAATCGTATGCATAAGGGTCAAACCGCTTTTTTAAAGTCAGCGAGTGTGTTTTAAACGAGTGTGGTTAAAGCGAGTGTGTTTAAAGCGTGGAAGGATGGCGGTCGAGAAGTGTAGCGAAAGTCACTGCGATAGTTGTACTCGCCCTGGGAAATTTACATCACACCGGAATACATGCCGCCGGCATAACAGGTCGGACAGGGCTCTGGGCAAAACGCTCGGTCATTCCTGCGGCGCCGATTTACCAACCCGCTACTTTATAGCGAAATATGATTTCATTTCAGCCACCTGCCTTTGAACCTCATCAGCTGCTGCGAGGCGGCCATCTGCAAACCTTGGCCACGGTCGCTCCCGCAGGGCCGATCGGTTTGCCGACACGCAAGCATGTTGTCGAATTGATCGACGGCGATGCGGTGGTGCTGCATGAAACTTGTCCGCCGGATTGGCCCGCGAACGGTCTTGCGGTCTTATTGGTCCATGGTTTGTCTGGGTGCCACAGTGCACCTTACATGATTCGTTTGGCGAAGCAATTTCACCGCCAAGGCGTGCGCGTTTTCCGAATTGACATGCGTGGCTGTGGCGAGGCCTATCGGTTGGCGAAACAATTGACCCACGCGGGACGCAGCGATGATTTGCTCGCGGCACTCGAGACCATCGCCACGCTGGCACCCCAGGGGCGGTTGGGGGTGGTGGCTGTTTCGCTTGGCGGGAACCAGATTTTGCGTGCCTTGGGACGGATCGGGGCGGGGGTGGATACAGGGCCCCTCTGGATCGATCGGCTCGAACGCATTGTGGCCGTTTGTCCACCCATCGATCTGGTCCGCTGCAGCGAGAATATGCAGCGCTGGATCCTGCGGCCTTATAATTATTACTTCATTCGCCATTTGATGTCGCGGATCCCTCCAGGCGTCCGGGCACGCGACGATTTCGAGCTGCGAAAATCACGCCCTCGACCTCGCACGTTGCGAGAATTAGATGAGCAGTTCACCGCACCGCTGAGCGGTTTTTCGGGAGCTTTGGAATACTACGAGCACTCGTCCGCCGCCAATCATATTGGGACGGTCCTGGTTCCCACATTGCTGTTAGTGGCGGACGATGACCCCGTTGTTCCCGTCGATTGTTTCAGCGAGTCAAAACATCCGTGGAGCGATTCGACCACGCGGCTCGTCTCCAAGCATGGCGGACACGTGGGGTTCATCGACCGTCAACGCAATTGCTGGATGGATCGCGTGATTTTGGATTGGTTTGCCCGGCGGTAACCGCAGGCGAGAGCCTGCGACGCGATTGCATGATTCGTTGCGCACGCAATGGCAGGTGCACGCTCGCCCTACCGCTTCGCTCGCAGGCTCAGGGCAGCCTTAGCGGGTCGTCCATTCCGGCGCAGGTTCGATCGCGTCGGCGACCGGTCCACCTTGATCTTTACGGCCACTTCCTTCGAGTCGGCTGATCAGTTCGACGCTCATGTCATGGTCGCAAGCAATTTGGCAACTCAGACGCACGCCAGGATCGGTAACGCCACGGACTTTGAGTGTTTCTTTTTCGGCTTCGGTGATGTTTTTGGGTTCGCCTTCAACAAATTTCACACGACAGGTGGTGCAGCGTGACACGCCACCACAGGCGTGTAGTTGATCGGTTCCTGCGTCCTCAATCAGTGCTTTTACGAGTCTTTTTCCAGCGGGGATATCGAATTCGCCGATACCTTGAACCGTCAATTTGGGCATGAATTACTCCGGAAGGTTACGAGTAGGGAAGATGAAGCTCACGTGAGGCTCCCTAACACTGTACCGAGAAAAAGAATCGAGCAAAGACACCGTGTTTTCAAAGCAGCCGGACGTTAGAATGCCGGATTGGCGCAATCCAGAGAAGGTGCACCGTGATCGAGGTGGACCGTGAATCGAGGGTCACCATTTGCGTCAATGGCGAAGGGGCAAAGGGGCGTTGCGTTTCCGATCCGCATCGTCGATGTGACGTGCCGACGACGTACCGATCTCCCTCTCCTTTTACTTCAGCAGCGCAGCGAGGATCGGCAAGCGTCGATACAATGGTGCCCCTTGGTGCTTCGAGATTCTCCCGACAATGGAAGGCAAAATATGGATTTGATGTCCGACGACGCGATTGCAGCGTTTGGGCTCCTCGTCGGCGAAGCGGTCGAGCGTTTGGTGGATGAGCATGATGAGTCGTTCGATAAACGTGCGGCGATGTTGACGATCGACGCTCCCACGCTCAGTCGCGAAGGGAGCCAGCTGAAGTTTGACTTTAAGGTCAAAGGGAATCGCCAACCCACCGCTGCGACGACCATCGATATTGCAGCGGACGTGGAGGCGGATGACGAAGATTTTGACGGTTCCCCCGACAATACCTCGCTCAAGGCAATTGGGACCTGTGAATGTGCCCAGTTCAAGACTCACTACCAGTGCTCGCACACGCTCTCGGCGGCATGGTGGTTGCAAGAGCAACTGGGGCGTCGCAGCATCAGCGATGTGTTGGGCTTTCTAGGTGAACTCGAAGTCGATTCGGTGAGCGTGGGCCGTGATCTGGTCGACAATATTTTGTCGCTCGCCGAAGAATCATGTCGCCCCGCAGAAGTCGAGGAAGAGGGGACGCGGTTGCTGTGGCGTATCGGTTTTTCTCGCTCTCGATACTACGCCCCGCTCTCGATTACGCCGTTCGAGCAGAAGCCTCGCAAGAACAAAAAAGGTTGGACCAAGGGCAAGGAGGTGCGTGGCTTCGAATTGCTCAAGCGTGACTTTACTGCGTTCCCGATCGATGGAAGAATCGCTTCCTTGGTCGCGTCTCGAAGCTACAGTTTTGATGAGGATCATTACGCCGAGTTCCAAGCCCTTCAATCCCTTGTCGGACATCCCCATGTGGGTTGGGCCGATGGCGACATGAGTGACTTGGATGTGTTTTCCGCCGAGCTGAGTTTGACGCTTGAGCCGGTCGATCGCGAGCTCGATGGCGACGCAGAGGATCTCGAAATCAATCATGACGAAACTGGTTTAGCCACCCATTTTCGCCCGACTCTGCATGTCTCGGGGTTCAATGTCGACGTCAATCAATGCGAAGTGGTGATGGGGCATAGTAGCCCTGTGGAACCGTTGGTGATTTTGGCGGATCGCAAACAGCATCGCTTAATTATTTGCACTTTGCGCGACCCACGGGCGACGAAAGTGGTCCAGTTTTTACTGAAAAGTGAGTTGCAGGACGCGGTCTTGGATGCCCCCTCGGCCGCTCGGTTGGCGATCGGTTGTGCCGCAGTTGACTCCCTCGTTCGCGTCGATTTGCCTCCACAGTTGGCCGGGCCGATTCAGCCCATCGAAGGCGAGTTGGTTTTCGAATTGCGGCCCCGCCCTGGGGCGGGGCTGTTGATTTCGCTCGTCATCCATGAAGAACGTTTTCGCGAAGTTTTGGTCCCAGGGGCGGCTCCCAAAATCGTTCCCTGTTTGACCGAACAAGGGCCCGTGCGGCTGGAACGCGACTTGGAAGTGGAGAAACAGAAAGCGGATACCGTGGTTCAGCGTTTTGGTTTTAACCAGCTGATTCTCGAATCCAGCTATCGATGGGTCGCGGAATCGGACGAGGTCGCGCTCGATCTGTTGGGACGATTGTACGACGGCGGTGCCGAAGCGCCTCGAATCATTTGGCCCGAAGGACAAACGATTCGAGTGCGAGGTGAATTGACGCCATCGGCGCTTCGTGTCCAGATCGATGACAAGCGAGATTGGTTCGGGCTCACCGGCTCGGTCACGATCGATGGTCAAGATATTCCCTTGTCCGAATTGCTCGCGGCGGTTCGTGAAGATCGAGCGTTGGTTCGCGTTGGCGATCGTGAATTTGCGAAAATCAGCGAAGCCTTTCGCCGGCGATTGCAACAGCTTGGCGATGTGATCGTCAGCGACCGTGATTCGATGAAGATCGCCGATGCCGCGATGCCGGTCGTACAAGAATTGCTCAGCGACGATGTCGTGCTGGAAGCCACCGCGCGATGGCACGAATCGGTCAAACGGCTCGAGTCGTTGGCCGATTGGTCGCCGGAGAAACCCGAGGGGCTCGATGCCGACTTACGCGACTACCAACTCGATGGTTATCGCTGGCTCGCCCGGCTTAGCAAATGGGGCGTCGGGGGCGTGTTGGCGGACGACATGGGGTTAGGGAAAACCGTACAAACGCTTGGCGTGCTGTTGGATCGAGCCGCCTTAGGACCAACATTGGTCGTCGCGCCTACCAGCGTGGGGGACAACTGGGTTCGAGAAACCGAACGATTTACACCGTCGCTGAAGTCGTATTTGTATCGCGATTCAGACCGCCAAGAGTTGATTGATGCGGTGGGGCCGGGTGATTTGGTGATCGTGAGTTACCAATTGGTGCAGCGGGATGCGAAGAAATTCGCCGCACGAGATTGGAGTACGCTCGTCCTCGACGAAGCTCAATTCATCAAAAACTCACAGACCAAAACATCGCAAGCGATTCGTATGATCAACGCCGATTGGCGAATCGGTTTGTCGGGAACGCCTCTGGAGAATCATCTGGGAGAATTGTGGAGTCTGTTCCGCACGCTTTCGCCTGGATTGCTGGGATCGTGGGACCGCTTTCGCAATCGTTTTGCCGATCCGATCGAACGCCATAAAGACGACAAGCAACGTCAATCGTTGGCGCGACTGGTTCGCCCCTTCATTCTGCGACGAACCAAGAACAAGGTGCTCAAAGAGCTGCCCGAACGAACCGAGATCACGCTGCATGCCGAGCTCAGCAAGGCG
This window encodes:
- a CDS encoding YheT family hydrolase — protein: MISFQPPAFEPHQLLRGGHLQTLATVAPAGPIGLPTRKHVVELIDGDAVVLHETCPPDWPANGLAVLLVHGLSGCHSAPYMIRLAKQFHRQGVRVFRIDMRGCGEAYRLAKQLTHAGRSDDLLAALETIATLAPQGRLGVVAVSLGGNQILRALGRIGAGVDTGPLWIDRLERIVAVCPPIDLVRCSENMQRWILRPYNYYFIRHLMSRIPPGVRARDDFELRKSRPRPRTLRELDEQFTAPLSGFSGALEYYEHSSAANHIGTVLVPTLLLVADDDPVVPVDCFSESKHPWSDSTTRLVSKHGGHVGFIDRQRNCWMDRVILDWFARR
- a CDS encoding 2Fe-2S iron-sulfur cluster-binding protein — translated: MPKLTVQGIGEFDIPAGKRLVKALIEDAGTDQLHACGGVSRCTTCRVKFVEGEPKNITEAEKETLKVRGVTDPGVRLSCQIACDHDMSVELISRLEGSGRKDQGGPVADAIEPAPEWTTR
- a CDS encoding DEAD/DEAH box helicase, whose translation is MDLMSDDAIAAFGLLVGEAVERLVDEHDESFDKRAAMLTIDAPTLSREGSQLKFDFKVKGNRQPTAATTIDIAADVEADDEDFDGSPDNTSLKAIGTCECAQFKTHYQCSHTLSAAWWLQEQLGRRSISDVLGFLGELEVDSVSVGRDLVDNILSLAEESCRPAEVEEEGTRLLWRIGFSRSRYYAPLSITPFEQKPRKNKKGWTKGKEVRGFELLKRDFTAFPIDGRIASLVASRSYSFDEDHYAEFQALQSLVGHPHVGWADGDMSDLDVFSAELSLTLEPVDRELDGDAEDLEINHDETGLATHFRPTLHVSGFNVDVNQCEVVMGHSSPVEPLVILADRKQHRLIICTLRDPRATKVVQFLLKSELQDAVLDAPSAARLAIGCAAVDSLVRVDLPPQLAGPIQPIEGELVFELRPRPGAGLLISLVIHEERFREVLVPGAAPKIVPCLTEQGPVRLERDLEVEKQKADTVVQRFGFNQLILESSYRWVAESDEVALDLLGRLYDGGAEAPRIIWPEGQTIRVRGELTPSALRVQIDDKRDWFGLTGSVTIDGQDIPLSELLAAVREDRALVRVGDREFAKISEAFRRRLQQLGDVIVSDRDSMKIADAAMPVVQELLSDDVVLEATARWHESVKRLESLADWSPEKPEGLDADLRDYQLDGYRWLARLSKWGVGGVLADDMGLGKTVQTLGVLLDRAALGPTLVVAPTSVGDNWVRETERFTPSLKSYLYRDSDRQELIDAVGPGDLVIVSYQLVQRDAKKFAARDWSTLVLDEAQFIKNSQTKTSQAIRMINADWRIGLSGTPLENHLGELWSLFRTLSPGLLGSWDRFRNRFADPIERHKDDKQRQSLARLVRPFILRRTKNKVLKELPERTEITLHAELSKAERKRYEDVRMAALAELSGESADASQVGQQRIRTLAWLTRLRQLACHPRLVDATWKKGSAKLDLLMNLVEELREGEHRALVFSQFVKHLSVIREALDKQGIQYQYLDGATPAPERQRRVDAFQNGEGELFLISLKAGGTGLNLTAADYVIHLDPWWNPAVEDQATDRAHRIGQQKPVTVYRLVAEGTIEEQILQLHADKRQLVAGVLDGTDRAARMDTDELIKLIREGAR